From the genome of Mesorhizobium japonicum MAFF 303099, one region includes:
- the ligA gene encoding NAD-dependent DNA ligase LigA produces the protein MAEKPVDSLSESEAEAELKRLAEEIAGHDRRYHAEDAPTITDAEYDALRRRNLAIEERFPGLVREDSPSRRVGAPPAEGFAKVRHAVPMLSLAKAYTDEDVTDFIERGRRFFDRDKDLDIAFTAEPKIDGLSASLRYENGVFVQGATRGDGAVGEDITANLRTIADIPAKLKGSGWPDVIEIRGEVYMTYAEFEALKARSAAAGGQDYVNPRNTAAGSLRQKDASVTASRNLKFFAYAWGFTTADPAPTQYESVQKFADWGFKISPLMVRAKSVEELVAQYHLIEEQRSSLGYDIDGVVYKVDQLELQRRWGFVTGEPRWAVAHKFPAEQAMTTVQKIDIQVGRTGTLAPVARLAPVTVGGVVVENVTLHNEDYIKGFDSNGLPIRDGIDVRIGDTVVIQRAGDVIPQIVSVVIDKRPADAVPYEFPHTCPVCGSPATREINEKTGKEDSRRRCTGELICAAQAVERLRHFVSRGALDIEGLGAENIDTFFNAGLIKTAADIFTLRDRRPAVTKALAERREEQARQREAASGKTRKNVRSVEDRNYEGLDKLFAAIDSRREPELDRFIFALGIRHIGETTAAVLAKTFSTIEELIRVGKETAAAEDPHTVFPSVNGIGDTVIDALCDFFGNERNDDVLDKLLEQVKPKPYIVTVSADSEVAGKTIVFTGTLEKMTRSEAKAMAERLGAKVAGSVSAKTDLLVAGPGAGSKLKLASELGVEVIDEDTWLQRVGKA, from the coding sequence ATGGCCGAAAAACCTGTCGATTCGCTCAGCGAAAGCGAGGCTGAAGCCGAGCTGAAGCGCCTGGCGGAGGAGATCGCCGGGCACGACCGGCGCTACCATGCCGAGGACGCGCCCACGATCACGGACGCCGAATATGATGCGCTGCGGCGGCGCAACCTTGCCATCGAGGAGCGTTTTCCCGGCCTGGTGCGCGAGGATTCGCCGTCGCGCAGGGTCGGTGCGCCGCCGGCGGAGGGCTTTGCCAAGGTGCGCCATGCCGTGCCGATGCTCAGCCTCGCCAAGGCCTATACCGACGAGGATGTCACCGATTTCATCGAGCGCGGCCGGCGCTTCTTCGACCGCGACAAGGACCTCGATATCGCCTTCACCGCCGAACCGAAGATCGACGGGCTGTCGGCGTCGTTGCGCTATGAGAATGGCGTGTTCGTGCAGGGCGCGACGCGCGGCGACGGCGCCGTCGGTGAGGACATCACCGCCAATCTCCGAACCATCGCCGATATCCCCGCGAAGCTGAAAGGCTCGGGCTGGCCGGATGTCATCGAGATACGCGGCGAGGTCTACATGACCTATGCGGAGTTCGAGGCGCTGAAAGCGCGCTCGGCGGCGGCCGGCGGCCAGGATTACGTCAATCCGCGCAACACGGCGGCCGGCTCGCTGCGCCAGAAGGATGCTTCGGTCACAGCCAGCCGCAATCTCAAATTCTTCGCCTATGCCTGGGGCTTCACGACCGCGGATCCAGCGCCGACCCAGTATGAATCGGTGCAAAAATTCGCGGACTGGGGGTTCAAGATCAGCCCTTTGATGGTGCGGGCGAAGTCGGTCGAGGAACTGGTCGCGCAGTACCATCTGATCGAGGAGCAACGCTCCTCGCTCGGCTATGACATTGATGGTGTCGTCTACAAGGTCGACCAGCTGGAGTTGCAGCGCCGCTGGGGTTTCGTCACCGGTGAACCGCGCTGGGCGGTTGCCCACAAATTCCCGGCCGAACAGGCAATGACGACCGTGCAGAAGATCGACATCCAGGTTGGCCGTACCGGCACGCTGGCGCCGGTCGCAAGGCTTGCGCCCGTCACCGTTGGCGGCGTCGTGGTCGAAAATGTCACGCTGCACAATGAGGACTACATCAAGGGGTTCGACAGCAACGGCCTGCCGATCCGCGACGGCATCGACGTGCGCATCGGCGACACGGTGGTGATCCAGCGGGCGGGAGACGTCATTCCGCAGATCGTCAGTGTCGTCATCGACAAGCGTCCGGCCGATGCCGTGCCTTACGAATTCCCGCACACCTGTCCGGTCTGCGGCTCGCCGGCGACGCGCGAGATCAACGAGAAGACCGGCAAGGAGGATTCCCGCCGACGCTGCACCGGCGAACTGATCTGCGCCGCGCAAGCCGTGGAAAGATTGCGCCATTTCGTCTCGCGCGGGGCGCTCGATATAGAGGGACTGGGCGCCGAAAACATCGACACTTTCTTCAATGCCGGGCTGATCAAGACCGCCGCCGATATTTTTACGCTCAGGGATCGCCGTCCCGCCGTCACCAAGGCGCTGGCCGAGCGACGCGAGGAGCAGGCCAGGCAGCGCGAAGCGGCGTCCGGCAAGACGCGCAAGAACGTGCGCAGTGTCGAGGATCGCAACTATGAAGGCCTCGACAAGCTGTTCGCAGCCATCGATTCGCGCCGCGAACCGGAGCTCGATCGCTTCATCTTCGCGCTCGGCATCCGCCACATCGGCGAGACGACGGCGGCCGTGCTCGCCAAGACCTTTTCCACCATCGAGGAACTGATCCGCGTCGGCAAAGAGACGGCGGCGGCGGAGGATCCGCACACCGTCTTCCCATCGGTCAACGGCATCGGTGACACGGTGATCGATGCGCTGTGCGATTTCTTCGGCAATGAGCGCAATGACGACGTGCTCGACAAGCTGCTCGAGCAGGTCAAGCCCAAGCCCTATATCGTCACCGTCTCGGCCGACAGCGAGGTCGCCGGCAAGACCATCGTCTTCACCGGCACGCTGGAGAAGATGACGCGCTCGGAAGCCAAGGCGATGGCCGAACGTCTCGGCGCAAAGGTCGCCGGCTCGGTTTCGGCCAAGACCGACCTGCTGGTCGCCGGACCCGGCGCCGGCTCCAAGCTCAAGCTTGCCAGCGAACTCGGCGTCGAAGTCATCGACGAGGACACCTGGCTGCAACGGGTCGGCAAGGCGTGA
- the recN gene encoding DNA repair protein RecN, with product MLSRLSIRDIVLIEKLDIDFQPGLSVLTGETGAGKSILLDALSLALGARGDASLVRHGAAQGQVIAVFDVPRNHPVRALLVENAIEDDGDIILRRVQTADGRTRVFVNDQPSSVTLMRDVGRALVEIHGQHDERALVDPGAHRDVLDAFGGHLGAVRSTGEAWRHWRAGEQELTRHRAKVAAAAREADYLRAAVTELTKLDPQPGEETELAELRAHMMRAEKIASEIHDAQDVLSGPSSPLPQLASLLRRLQRKATEAPGLLEDVVKSLDEAMLSLDAAQSGVEAALRATEYDPQRLEKAEERLFSLRAASRKHSVAVDDLAQLRDTMVADLADLDAGEERLHGLEKQAAAAREAYDIAAAQLSSLRHAAAVGLTKAVMAELPALKLERAAFIVEMKSEAETRMEEGIDQIEFWVRTNPGTRPGPMMKVASGGELSRFLLALKVALADRGSAPTLVFDEIDTGVGGAVADAIGQRLARLSKRVQVLSVTHAPQVAARAATHFLISKSGSTDRVATGIAEMDRPARQEEIARMLAGATITDEARAAAERLLRENTNAA from the coding sequence ATGCTTTCCAGACTGTCGATCCGCGATATCGTCCTGATCGAGAAGCTGGATATCGACTTCCAGCCGGGCCTTTCCGTGCTGACGGGTGAAACCGGCGCCGGCAAATCCATCCTGCTCGATGCCCTGTCGCTGGCGCTCGGCGCGCGCGGCGACGCTTCTCTGGTGCGCCATGGCGCTGCACAGGGCCAGGTCATTGCCGTGTTCGATGTGCCGCGCAACCATCCGGTGCGGGCGCTGCTCGTCGAAAACGCCATCGAGGACGATGGCGACATCATCCTGCGCCGTGTGCAGACGGCGGACGGCCGTACCCGCGTGTTCGTCAACGACCAGCCGTCCAGCGTGACCCTGATGCGCGATGTCGGGCGCGCTTTGGTCGAGATCCACGGCCAGCACGACGAGCGCGCCTTGGTCGATCCCGGCGCCCACCGCGACGTGCTCGACGCTTTCGGCGGCCATCTCGGCGCGGTTCGCTCGACCGGCGAAGCCTGGCGCCATTGGCGCGCCGGCGAGCAGGAGCTTACACGCCACCGCGCCAAGGTGGCGGCGGCGGCGCGCGAGGCAGATTACCTGCGTGCCGCGGTGACGGAACTGACCAAGCTCGATCCGCAGCCCGGCGAGGAGACGGAACTTGCCGAATTGCGCGCCCATATGATGCGCGCCGAAAAGATCGCTTCCGAAATCCATGACGCCCAGGATGTGCTGTCCGGCCCGTCCTCGCCCTTGCCGCAGCTCGCCAGCCTGCTGAGACGGCTGCAGCGCAAGGCGACGGAGGCGCCCGGCCTGCTCGAGGATGTGGTCAAGTCGCTGGACGAAGCCATGCTGTCGCTCGACGCGGCGCAATCCGGCGTCGAGGCGGCACTTCGCGCCACGGAGTATGACCCGCAGCGGCTGGAGAAGGCGGAAGAGCGGCTGTTTTCGCTGCGCGCGGCCTCTCGCAAGCATAGTGTCGCCGTCGACGATCTGGCGCAATTGCGCGACACGATGGTTGCCGATCTCGCCGATCTCGACGCCGGCGAGGAACGCCTGCACGGGCTGGAAAAGCAGGCCGCCGCGGCACGCGAGGCCTATGACATCGCCGCGGCACAGCTTTCCTCGCTTCGCCACGCGGCGGCGGTCGGCCTGACCAAGGCTGTCATGGCCGAGTTGCCGGCGCTGAAACTCGAACGCGCCGCCTTCATCGTCGAGATGAAGAGCGAAGCCGAGACCCGCATGGAAGAGGGCATCGACCAGATCGAGTTCTGGGTGCGCACCAACCCCGGCACGCGGCCAGGCCCGATGATGAAGGTGGCGTCGGGCGGCGAGCTGTCGCGCTTCCTTTTGGCGCTGAAAGTGGCGCTGGCCGACCGTGGCTCGGCGCCGACGCTGGTTTTCGACGAAATCGACACCGGCGTCGGTGGCGCCGTGGCGGATGCCATCGGCCAAAGGCTGGCGCGTCTGTCGAAGCGCGTGCAGGTACTGTCGGTCACCCATGCGCCGCAAGTTGCGGCGCGCGCGGCGACGCATTTCCTGATCTCAAAATCGGGCAGCACGGACCGTGTGGCGACGGGCATTGCCGAGATGGACAGGCCGGCGCGGCAGGAAGAGATCGCCCGCATGCTGGCCGGGGCCACGATCACCGACGAGGCACGCGCCGCCGCCGAAAGGCTGCTGCGCGAGAACACAAACGCGGCGTAA
- a CDS encoding outer membrane protein assembly factor BamD encodes MFFKRVGQSKAPQRSVLLALSLVVPSLFLSACMSSEKDIDLSKYVDQTEPADVLYNQGLANLNAGRLDEASKKFDAVDRQHPYSEWARKSMVMGAFADYRKGSYDEAISSAKRYLALYPSTDDAPYAQYIIGLSYYRQIKDVTQDQKEARQTLQTMQDLVTRWPTSEYVDDAKEKIRFANDQLAGKEMQIGRYYLERREYIAAVKRFRTVVENYSNTRHVEEALARLTESYYAMGLTSEAQTAAAVLGTNYPDSPWYKDSYKLLQSNGLSPRENAGSWISKAGKLITGA; translated from the coding sequence ATGTTCTTCAAGCGAGTCGGTCAATCGAAAGCGCCCCAGCGGTCTGTTCTCCTGGCGCTTTCGCTGGTTGTTCCATCGCTCTTTCTGTCGGCCTGCATGTCGTCGGAGAAAGACATCGACCTGTCGAAATATGTCGACCAGACCGAGCCGGCCGACGTTCTCTACAACCAGGGTCTCGCCAATTTGAATGCCGGACGCCTGGACGAGGCGAGCAAGAAGTTCGACGCCGTCGACCGCCAGCACCCCTATTCGGAATGGGCCCGCAAGTCGATGGTGATGGGCGCTTTCGCCGACTATCGAAAGGGCAGCTACGACGAAGCGATCTCGTCGGCTAAGCGCTATCTGGCGCTTTATCCGTCCACCGATGACGCGCCCTATGCGCAGTACATTATCGGCCTGAGCTATTATCGCCAGATCAAGGACGTGACGCAGGACCAGAAGGAAGCGCGCCAGACGCTGCAGACGATGCAGGATCTGGTCACGCGCTGGCCGACGTCGGAATATGTCGACGACGCCAAGGAGAAGATCCGCTTCGCCAACGACCAGCTCGCCGGCAAGGAAATGCAGATCGGTCGCTATTATCTGGAGCGCCGCGAATATATCGCCGCCGTCAAACGCTTCCGCACCGTGGTGGAGAACTATTCCAACACGCGTCACGTCGAGGAAGCGTTGGCTCGCCTCACCGAAAGCTATTACGCGATGGGGCTGACCTCGGAGGCCCAGACGGCCGCCGCGGTGCTCGGCACCAACTATCCCGACAGCCCGTGGTACAAGGATTCCTACAAGCTCCTGCAGAGCAATGGGCTTTCGCCGCGCGAGAATGCCGGATCGTGGATTTCCAAGGCCGGCAAGCTGATCACCGGCGCCTGA
- the lpxC gene encoding UDP-3-O-acyl-N-acetylglucosamine deacetylase translates to MGIVLHDYQTTVKTRASLTGTGVHSGKEVSISFLPADADTGIVFQLVSAEGQGREFRALFSEIGATDLCTMLGDPSGEHIATVEHIMAALFGLGIDNVLIEIDGHEVPILDGSAMAFVEAIDQAGIETLPVKRRYIRVVKPVRIENGASWAEFRPYDGTRFEVEIDFESPAIGRQLFASDINADIFRRDIARARTFGFMKDVERLWAAGYALGSSLENSLVIGDDNRVINMGGLRYPNEFVRHKTLDAMGDLALAGARFIGCFRSYRGGHRLNAAALRRLLSDRTAFEIVETTRRERGRAAEMSAVNAPLYAPWMI, encoded by the coding sequence ATGGGGATTGTCTTGCACGACTACCAGACGACAGTGAAGACGCGCGCGTCGCTTACGGGCACCGGCGTTCACAGCGGCAAAGAAGTTTCCATCAGTTTCCTGCCGGCGGATGCCGATACCGGCATCGTGTTTCAGCTGGTCAGCGCCGAAGGGCAGGGCCGCGAGTTCCGCGCGCTGTTTTCCGAGATCGGCGCCACCGATCTGTGCACCATGCTTGGCGATCCCTCGGGCGAGCATATCGCCACGGTCGAGCACATCATGGCCGCGTTGTTCGGGCTCGGCATCGACAATGTTCTCATCGAGATCGACGGCCACGAGGTTCCCATCCTCGATGGCAGCGCAATGGCCTTCGTGGAGGCCATCGACCAGGCGGGCATCGAGACGCTGCCGGTCAAGCGGCGCTATATCAGGGTCGTCAAGCCGGTTCGCATCGAGAACGGTGCTTCCTGGGCGGAGTTCAGGCCCTATGACGGCACCCGCTTCGAGGTCGAGATCGATTTCGAAAGCCCGGCCATCGGCCGTCAGCTCTTTGCGTCGGACATCAATGCCGACATTTTTCGCCGCGATATTGCGCGCGCCCGCACCTTCGGCTTCATGAAGGATGTCGAGCGGTTGTGGGCGGCCGGCTATGCGCTTGGCTCTTCGCTCGAGAATTCCCTGGTGATCGGTGACGACAACCGCGTCATCAATATGGGCGGCCTGCGTTATCCCAACGAATTCGTGCGCCACAAGACGCTTGACGCCATGGGCGACCTCGCTCTGGCCGGCGCCCGCTTCATCGGCTGTTTCCGTTCCTATCGCGGTGGCCACAGGCTGAACGCGGCGGCGCTGCGGCGTCTGCTGTCGGACCGCACGGCCTTCGAGATCGTCGAGACGACCCGCCGCGAGCGTGGCCGCGCGGCAGAGATGAGCGCCGTCAATGCGCCTCTCTACGCGCCCTGGATGATCTGA